Below is a genomic region from Demequina sp. NBRC 110054.
TGGGCAGGCTGTCCGCCCGAGTGGGGGCCAGTTCCCGATGAATGGGAACGGGATGTGTCAACAATCTCAGACGAGCGCGGCCTCGATCTCGCGCGCGGCGCGGTGCAGCTCCTCGAGCGCAAGGCCCGTCGCCGCGTCGCGCGGCAGTACGACCGAGAGTGCAGCGGTCGCGCCGCTCGCCCGGTCGCGCACCGGCACGGCGACGCCGGTCGAGACCTCGTCGATGTACCCCTTCGCGATCACGTGACCGAGCGCCCTGACCTCGGCGAGCTTGCGGCGCACCACGCCCGCGTCGGTCGGCGTCTGCGCAGTCATGGGTCGCAGCGGTCGGGCAAGCACCCGCTCCTGCACCTCGGAGTCCGCGAAGGCTAGCAGCACGAGCCCCGATGAGGTCGCGTGCAGCGGCAGCCGGCCCGCGATCCGGGTGACGTTCGCGCCGGCTTGGCTGTCGCTGAGCCGCTCGAGGAACAGCGCCTCGTCCTGCTCGAGGATCGCGAGCTGCGTGTGCTCGCGCACGCGCGCCTGGACCCTCTCCATCGCGGGCATGGCCGCCTGCCTCACCCGCAGCGCATGCGACGAGCGGGTCGCGAGCTCCCACAGCCGCAGGCCGACGCTCAGCCGACCCTCGCCGTCGCGATCGAGCAGTCCCGCGTCCACGAGGTCCCCCACGACCCGGTGCGCCGTCGAGGAGGGCAGGCCGGCGCGTCGTCCGATCTCCGCCGCGGTCTGCACCGTCCGCGTGGGAGTGAACGTCTCGAGCACCCGGACGATGCGGTCGGTCACCGAGTCGCCGGAGGGGGAGTTGGCCACAGCCGCAGGATGCCACAGGACGATGCGGGTGCCAGGGGTGGGGACGATGCGGGGGCCGGGGGCCGGGGGCCGGGGGTCGGGTGTCGCCGTCGGCGCCCGCCGGGCGCGCGGTAGCCTCGTGCCATGTCGACGACGACGCCGTCGCCCGCGCTGCCGTGGGCGCCCCTCACCGCCGAGGAGGTCGCGGATCTCCTCGGGCCCAGCGAAGTCCGCTGGTGGCTCTCGGGCGGAGCCGCGCTCGACCGCTGGCTCGGCCACCCGATCCGTGAGCGCGAGAACATCGACGTGAGCACGATCCCGAGCGACCTGGCACCGCTCGTCGCGGCGCTTCCCCCGCGGTACTCCGCGTGGGTCTCCGACGGCACGGACGGCGACGGGATGATCCCGCTCGCGGACGCCGACGAGGACGCCGACCTGCAGCCGGTCCTCATCAGGGACGATGCGGCGGACACCTGGGTGCTGCGCGTGAACGTCGAGGATGGGGCGGCCAAGGCGTGGATGTATCGCCGCGACGCGCGGCTTCAGTTGCCGTGGGAGCGCGTGGTGCTGGACGTAGGCGGGGTGCCGACCGGGGCGCCCGAGGTGCAGCTCCTGTGGAAGTGCTTCAGTCCCCGCCCCGAGGACGATGCCGATAAGGACGCCGTCATGCCGCACCTGTCCGAGGAGGCGCGTGTGTGGTGGGAGCAGCAGCTGCTGAGGATCCATCCGCACTCGTCGTGGACGATCCCGGTGCGCTCCCCGATGTTCCCGGCGCGCGCGAGCTGGAATCGCCCGCAGCGCTAGTCGCACAGTGCCGTCAGTGCGGCGTGGCCGGTGAAGCCGGGCGCGGCTAGCGCTGAGCGTCGTCCGTGAACTCGCCGCTGCTGACGGCGCGCAGCACGAGGCGTCGGAACCAGCGCTGCGCGGGGGAGAGGTTCATCTCGCGTCGCGTGTAGAGCGCGACCGGCGAGCTCGTGCCGGGCCAGGGCAGGTCCGCGGTCTCGAGCTCCGGGAACCAGCCGCAGAACACGTCGGCAACGTGGCGCGGCAGGAGCGCGACCAGGTCGGTCGAGACGAGCACTGCGGGCACGGTCGAGTACTCCTCGACCGTGAGGGCGACCTGCGGGGTCAGTCCGTGCTCGATGAGGGCCTGCTGGGGGAAGACGTGGCCGCCGCGCGCGGAGACCCGGATGAAGCGCCGGCCGTCGAACATCTCCGCGCCGGTCGGCGGCAGAGGGTGCTCGCGCGACGTCAGGGCGACGTACTCGACCCCGCGCACTGGGGTGCGCCACAGCCGCGAGACGTCGAGCAGGGACACGGTGATCGCGAGGTCGATCGTGCCGCGCACGAGCTCCTCCTCGGCGGCCTCGGCGTCGAGGCGCTTCACGACGAGCCTCGGGCTCGAC
It encodes:
- a CDS encoding LysR family transcriptional regulator, yielding MLADLNQLRTFVVLYEVRSLTATADRLHVTQPTVSYTLARLRKRFGDDLFRREGNVMVPTPRATQLFGPLHEALAQIDATVSDSADFDPADFDGELALGLTSIGEQTFLPPIMAALTQLGSSPRLVVKRLDAEAAEEELVRGTIDLAITVSLLDVSRLWRTPVRGVEYVALTSREHPLPPTGAEMFDGRRFIRVSARGGHVFPQQALIEHGLTPQVALTVEEYSTVPAVLVSTDLVALLPRHVADVFCGWFPELETADLPWPGTSSPVALYTRREMNLSPAQRWFRRLVLRAVSSGEFTDDAQR
- a CDS encoding nucleotidyltransferase domain-containing protein; translated protein: MSTTTPSPALPWAPLTAEEVADLLGPSEVRWWLSGGAALDRWLGHPIRERENIDVSTIPSDLAPLVAALPPRYSAWVSDGTDGDGMIPLADADEDADLQPVLIRDDAADTWVLRVNVEDGAAKAWMYRRDARLQLPWERVVLDVGGVPTGAPEVQLLWKCFSPRPEDDADKDAVMPHLSEEARVWWEQQLLRIHPHSSWTIPVRSPMFPARASWNRPQR
- a CDS encoding IclR family transcriptional regulator produces the protein MANSPSGDSVTDRIVRVLETFTPTRTVQTAAEIGRRAGLPSSTAHRVVGDLVDAGLLDRDGEGRLSVGLRLWELATRSSHALRVRQAAMPAMERVQARVREHTQLAILEQDEALFLERLSDSQAGANVTRIAGRLPLHATSSGLVLLAFADSEVQERVLARPLRPMTAQTPTDAGVVRRKLAEVRALGHVIAKGYIDEVSTGVAVPVRDRASGATAALSVVLPRDAATGLALEELHRAAREIEAALV